Proteins from a single region of Lelliottia sp. JS-SCA-14:
- a CDS encoding penicillin-binding protein activator: MVPLTFLRTKASRSLPIVLAALIFAGCGTQAPDQTAAHMEGTAQADSGYYLQQMSQSSDDTKTNWQLLAIRSLLKEGKTQQAVDLYNQLPQELNDTQRREQTLLSAEVKTAQKDFASAKKILADIDVKALDNNQQARYWQATIAAEQGRPSLPLLRALIAQEPLLSGDAKQKNIDATWQALSAMTPEQAQTLVINADENVLQGWLDLQQMWFTNRSDPKMLKAGITDWQTRYPQNPGAKMLPTQLVNVQNFKPASVNKIALLLPLNGQAAVFGRTIQQGFEAAKNGTTAVAGSAVPAQAAQAANVNDVISPSAAETTDLTTTQAPAQGTMQNPVTAPTTPPATAPAQQTPAPAAQPAPAETPAAPTTDAAATQPQTAAPEQQPAAQPQAVVAATANPGAELKIYDTSSQPLDQVLAQVQQDGASIVVGPLLKNNVEELMKSNTTLNVLALNQPEQVQNRANICYFALSPEDEARDAARHIHEQGKQAPLLLTPRSALGDRVANAFAQEWQQLGGGVVLQQKFGSTSELRAGVNSGSGISLTGSPVTASLPQQQGVTIGGLTIPAPPTDAQISGGGKVDAAYIVATPEEIAFIKPMIAMRNGSQSGATLYASSRSAQGTAGPDFRLEMDGLQYSEIPMLAGSNPALMQQALSSVRNDYSLARLYAMGVDAWALANHFTQMRQVPGFELNGNTGDLTATQDCVINRKLSWLKYQQGQIVPAS; encoded by the coding sequence ATGGTACCCTTAACGTTTCTTCGAACAAAAGCTTCGCGCAGCCTGCCCATTGTGCTGGCAGCCTTGATTTTCGCAGGCTGTGGCACTCAGGCGCCCGATCAGACTGCTGCCCATATGGAGGGTACTGCGCAGGCTGATTCCGGCTATTATCTGCAACAGATGTCGCAAAGCTCAGATGATACCAAGACCAACTGGCAATTACTTGCCATTCGTTCACTGCTGAAAGAGGGCAAAACCCAGCAGGCGGTCGATCTGTACAACCAGCTGCCGCAGGAATTGAACGATACCCAGCGTCGCGAACAGACTCTGCTGTCGGCGGAAGTGAAAACCGCACAGAAAGATTTCGCGTCCGCGAAAAAAATCCTCGCCGACATCGACGTGAAAGCGCTGGATAACAACCAGCAGGCGCGCTACTGGCAGGCAACCATTGCCGCCGAACAGGGCCGCCCTTCCCTGCCCCTGCTTCGCGCTCTGATTGCGCAGGAGCCGCTGCTGAGCGGCGATGCTAAGCAGAAGAATATCGACGCCACCTGGCAAGCGCTGTCGGCCATGACGCCAGAGCAGGCGCAAACGCTGGTGATCAACGCCGACGAAAACGTGCTGCAGGGCTGGCTGGATCTGCAGCAGATGTGGTTCACCAACCGCAGCGATCCGAAGATGCTGAAAGCCGGGATCACCGACTGGCAGACCCGCTATCCGCAAAACCCAGGCGCGAAAATGCTGCCCACGCAGCTGGTGAACGTGCAGAACTTCAAACCCGCATCGGTGAATAAAATCGCCCTGTTACTTCCCCTGAACGGTCAGGCGGCGGTGTTTGGTCGCACCATTCAGCAGGGCTTTGAAGCGGCGAAAAATGGCACCACCGCGGTGGCGGGCAGTGCGGTTCCGGCACAGGCGGCGCAGGCCGCGAACGTCAATGACGTCATCAGCCCATCGGCGGCGGAAACTACGGATTTAACCACCACGCAGGCACCTGCTCAGGGCACCATGCAAAACCCGGTTACTGCGCCAACGACGCCTCCGGCAACGGCTCCGGCGCAACAAACCCCAGCTCCGGCGGCACAGCCAGCGCCAGCTGAAACGCCAGCCGCGCCGACAACGGATGCTGCCGCCACTCAGCCGCAAACCGCAGCCCCAGAACAACAGCCCGCCGCACAGCCGCAGGCCGTTGTTGCCGCCACCGCAAACCCAGGCGCTGAGCTGAAGATTTACGACACCAGCTCGCAGCCGCTCGATCAGGTTCTGGCGCAGGTTCAGCAGGACGGGGCCAGCATCGTCGTCGGCCCGCTGCTGAAAAACAACGTTGAAGAGCTGATGAAGAGCAACACTACCCTGAACGTGCTGGCGCTTAACCAGCCTGAACAGGTACAGAATCGCGCGAACATCTGCTACTTCGCCCTTTCTCCGGAAGATGAGGCCCGCGACGCGGCGCGTCATATCCACGAGCAGGGAAAACAGGCTCCACTGCTGCTGACGCCGCGTAGCGCACTCGGCGATCGCGTGGCGAATGCCTTTGCTCAGGAGTGGCAACAGCTGGGCGGCGGCGTTGTACTGCAGCAGAAATTTGGCTCAACTTCAGAACTGCGTGCGGGCGTTAACAGCGGCTCGGGTATCTCGCTCACCGGCAGCCCGGTGACCGCCAGCCTGCCTCAGCAGCAGGGTGTCACCATCGGCGGCCTGACCATTCCGGCTCCACCGACTGACGCGCAAATCAGCGGCGGCGGTAAAGTGGACGCGGCCTATATCGTCGCTACGCCAGAAGAGATCGCCTTTATCAAGCCGATGATCGCCATGCGTAACGGCAGCCAGAGCGGTGCAACCTTGTACGCCAGCTCGCGCAGCGCGCAAGGCACCGCGGGCCCGGATTTCCGTCTGGAGATGGATGGCCTGCAATACAGCGAAATCCCGATGCTGGCTGGCAGCAACCCGGCGCTGATGCAGCAGGCGCTGAGCAGCGTGCGTAACGACTACTCCCTCGCCCGTCTTTACGCCATGGGCGTGGATGCGTGGGCGCTGGCGAATCACTTTACCCAGATGCGCCAGGTGCCGGGCTTTGAGCTTAACGGCAACACCGGCGATCTGACCGCCACTCAGGATTGCGTGATTAACAGGAAGTTATCATGGCTCAAATACCAGCAGGGGCAGATCGTCCCGGCCAGTTAA
- a CDS encoding YraN family protein, with the protein MAQIPAGADRPGQLSRKQTGDAWELKARRWLEGKGLRFIAANVRERGGEIDLIMKEGQVTVFIEVRFRQSSRFGGAAASVTLAKQRKLLQTALLWLARHNGSFDTVDCRFDVVAFTGNDVEWLKNAFGEDV; encoded by the coding sequence ATGGCTCAAATACCAGCAGGGGCAGATCGTCCCGGCCAGTTAAGCCGCAAACAGACCGGCGACGCGTGGGAACTCAAAGCGCGTCGCTGGCTGGAAGGCAAAGGATTGCGTTTTATCGCCGCCAACGTTCGTGAACGGGGCGGCGAAATTGATCTGATCATGAAAGAGGGTCAGGTCACCGTGTTTATTGAGGTCCGTTTCCGACAGTCGTCCCGCTTTGGGGGCGCTGCCGCCAGCGTGACGCTCGCCAAACAACGAAAATTATTACAGACTGCGCTCTTGTGGCTCGCCCGCCATAATGGGAGTTTTGATACTGTGGATTGCCGGTTCGATGTGGTAGCCTTCACCGGAAACGACGTAGAATGGCTGAAAAACGCCTTTGGCGAAGACGTCTAA
- the diaA gene encoding DnaA initiator-associating protein DiaA, translated as MLERIKVCFTESIQTQIAAAEALPDAISRAAMTLVQSLLNGNKILCCGNGTSAANAQHFAASMINRFETERPSLPAIALNTDNVVLTAIANDRLHDEIYAKQVRALGHAGDVLLAISTRGNSRDIVKAVEAAVTRDMTIVALTGYDGGELAGLLGPQDVEIRIPSHRSARIQEMHMLTVNCLCDLIDNTLFPHQDD; from the coding sequence GTGCTCGAAAGAATTAAGGTTTGTTTCACAGAAAGCATTCAAACTCAGATTGCAGCGGCGGAAGCCCTCCCGGATGCTATTTCTCGTGCCGCGATGACGCTGGTACAGTCCCTGCTGAATGGCAACAAAATCCTCTGTTGTGGCAATGGCACATCGGCCGCCAACGCACAGCATTTTGCTGCCAGCATGATCAATCGTTTTGAAACAGAACGCCCAAGTTTACCCGCCATTGCACTTAATACCGATAATGTGGTCTTAACGGCGATCGCCAACGATCGTCTGCATGACGAAATATACGCAAAACAGGTGCGCGCCCTTGGGCATGCCGGGGATGTTCTGCTGGCGATTTCCACGCGCGGTAACAGCCGCGATATCGTCAAAGCCGTGGAAGCGGCCGTGACGCGCGATATGACTATCGTCGCGCTGACGGGCTACGACGGCGGCGAACTGGCGGGTCTGTTAGGGCCGCAGGATGTGGAAATCCGCATTCCTTCTCATCGCAGCGCGCGCATTCAGGAAATGCACATGCTGACGGTGAACTGCTTATGCGATCTGATCGATAACACGCTTTTCCCTCACCAGGATGATTAA